The following coding sequences are from one Lolium rigidum isolate FL_2022 chromosome 6, APGP_CSIRO_Lrig_0.1, whole genome shotgun sequence window:
- the LOC124666642 gene encoding amino acid transporter AVT1I-like: MEDHKTSLGAATASPLREPLLPPGKRVDCTVDDDLEAHLPPYRAAGASFSKTCLNLTNAVSGIGVLSMPYAVSQGGWLSLVLFAVVGAVCYYTGTLIERCMRADTSIATYPDVGRLAFGAAGQRTVAAFMYVELYLVAISFLVLEGDNLDKLFPGTSVELFGCYRLHGKQLFIVLAGAVILPTTWLRNLSMLAYVSALGLVASAALTASLVWAGVSEPAFRGRNGNVLNLAGLPTSLGLYFVCFTGHAVFPTIYSSMKNTRRFSQVLLFSSVLCSLNYGVTAVLGYLIYGDDVQSQVTLNLPSGRLYTKIAIAMTLINPLAKYALLVAPITSAIEERFSLAGSGPARVAIGTTVLVSTVAMASVLPFFGYLMSFIGSFLSVMATVMFPCLCYLKIYKAQGIRRAEVAAIVGILLLGAFVAVTGTYTSLLDIIGTF; this comes from the coding sequence ATGGAAGATCATAAGACGAGCCTCGGCGCCGCGACGGCGAGCCCCCTACGCGAGCCTCTTCTCCCGCCGGGGAAACGGGTCGATTGCACCGTCGACGATGATCTCGAGGCGCACCTCCCTCCTTACCGCGCCGCCGGCGCTTCTTTCTCCAAGACGTGCCTTAACCTCACCAACGCCGTCTCAGGCATCGGGGTACTGTCCATGCCGTACGCGGTGTCGCAGGGCGGGTGGCTCAGCCTGGTGCTCTTCGCCGTCGTCGGCGCCGTCTGCTACTACACCGGCACCCTCATCGAGCGCTGCATGCGCGCCGACACCTCCATCGCCACCTACCCCGACGTGGGCCGGCTCGCCTTCGGGGCCGCGGGCCAGAGAACCGTCGCCGCCTTCATGTACGTGGAGCTCTACCTCGTCGCCATCAGCTTCCTGGTCCTCGAgggcgacaacctcgacaagctcttccccgGCACCAGCGTCGAGCTCTTCGGTTGCTACCGGCTGCACGGGAAGCAGCTCTTCATAGTCCTCGCGGGCGCCGTCATACTGCCCACGACCTGGCTCAGGAACCTCAGCATGCTCGCCTACGTGTCCGCGCTCGGGCTCGTCGCGTCGGCGGCCTTGACGGCGTCGTTGGTCTGGGCCGGCGTCTCCGAACCCGCCTTCCGCGGTAGGAACGGCAACGTCCTCAACCTCGCCGGCCTGCCAACCTCCCTCGGCCTCTACTTCGTCTGCTTCACCGGCCACGCCGTCTTCCCGACGATATACTCGTCCATGAAGAACACCAGGCGTTTCTCCCAAGTTCTGCTCTTCTCCTCGGTGCTCTGCAGCCTGAACTACGGAGTCACGGCAGTGCTGGGCTACCTGATATACGGAGACGACGTTCAGTCGCAGGTGACGCTGAACCTGCCGTCGGGGAGGCTGTATACCAAGATCGCCATCGCCATGACCCTGATAAACCCACTAGCGAAGTACGCGCTGCTCGTCGCGCCAATCACGTCGGCGATCGAGGAGAGGTTCTCGCTTGCGGGCAGTGGGCCGGCGAGGGTGGCCATCGGCACCACCGTTCTAGTGAgcacggtggcgatggcgtccgTGCTGCCCTTCTTCGGGTACCTCATGTCCTTCATCGGCTCCTTCCTCAGCGTCATGGCCACGGTCATGTTCCCCTGCCTCTGCTACCTCAAGATCTACAAGGCCCAAGGCATACGCCGTGCCGAGGTCGCGGCGATCGTCGGCATCCTGCTGCTCGGGGCATTTGTTGCCGTCACTGGCACCTACACTTCTTTGTTGGACATTATAGGCACTTTCTAA